The sequence below is a genomic window from Lolium perenne isolate Kyuss_39 chromosome 4, Kyuss_2.0, whole genome shotgun sequence.
TCTGGATTTTTTTCTTTCCCATTGCCTCTTGCAGAAGATCTGGACCTTCCCTTTCCTTCTTCACTCCTAGAGAGGTGCACCTCCCAGAGGCAGTCTCTGCCACCATCACCATCAAACCTTGATCTGATACCATGTATAAACATAGGAGGGATGAAGGTAGCTAACATGTGTGAGCCGCCATCACTTGATCGGGCCACACTAGATAAAAGCCTAGTAAAGGTTCAACACTCAATCTTCCTTAAGATGGGTGATAGGTATCTATCATTCACATCCTATCACAAGCCAAACTGCACTCAGTCCCAGACCCATGGTTAGATAGTCTGCCACTTGATGTCCTGAACTCACCCAATATATTTTTATAATTCTTGTATACAGTTTCTCTTTGATGAAGAATCGGTCCATATCTACATGTTTAGTTCGATCATGATGCACATGATTGTTGGCAATGTTGATTGCTGACTTGTTTCAAACCACACACTTAGATGGCCCTGTCTTAGTACCTTCAGTTCACTAAGGAGATTTTTCACCCACAATTTTTTACATAATCCTTGAGACACTACTCCGTACTCACTTTCAACAGTTGATTTGGACACTACGGGTTGCTTCTTACTCCGCCATGACACCAAGTTCCATCTAACAAAAACATAATAGTCTGAGGTTGCGAGAAGAACCGAAAGCATGCCCCTGAAAACAAGTGCGGGAAGCCCACATAGACATTGTTATCTGGCCGTTATTGCTGTTATCAGAGAGGGGTATCGCATAAGACAGCTGAAAGCCCACTTCATCGAGAATTTCATCTTGGATCTAGACCAGGCAACCAAGAACTCGAACACTGAACAGAAAGGCGGCAATCCGAACCTAGGGCACCCGCGTTGGATCCCGCCTCCTGATGGCGTGGTGAAGATTAACGTGGATATGGGGCTGGCAAACACTAGCATTGCATGGATTGTTGCAGCAGTGGCTAGGTCAAGGTCAGGGGAATATCTTGGAGCATCAGCAGTTCGTTTTGATGGAGTCAATGACCCAGAAACTCTTGAGGCGATGGCAGTTCACCAAGGCCTAACCTTGCACAAGATCTCCATATATCTATCCAGAACAAGAGTGGCAAGTGATTGTTTCTAGGTAATAGCAACACTAAAGAAACAGAACCTTGACAAATATTGCCATATTCTGCAGGAGATAAGACTGACATAGAGGGACTTGCAGAGGTGTCCTTTGTGCATGAAAATCGCCTGTCAAATAATCTCGTAGCGTAACACGGCAACAAGAACAAGGTGCAGAACACATAACGAAAATTTGCAACACGTTGTCAGCAGAAACAAGTAGCCGGCCTTTCCCTCGCGATTTCCGCTCCCAAATAAGCACGCCATAGCCCTATAGACGATGATTTCACATCACTCTCCACACTGTACAAGCGCATTACGCATAACTCGTACACACTTTATCAAACGCTGCTTCAATTCATGCGCTAGCTAAGGTAGGAGTATGTCAACATCGATCAGTATGTCACTTTGACGGGTAGCTGTGGcgcccctcgtcgtcgtcgttcgCGTCCTCGTAGCGGACGCGCTCGTGCTGGCTCATGACGTTGCGCAGCTCCAGGGGCGTGGCGGACAGGGCCTTGATGATGTGCCCGATCCCGTTGAGCGGCGACGCCAGCGACACCGTCTTCGGCAGGCTCGTCCCCTTCTTCAGCGAGGGCACCTTCCGCTGCCCCAGCTCCACCTGCCCCATCAGGTGCACAACGCCTTTCTCCTCGTCAACCTCCGGCCCGTCGTCGACCTTGAGCGCCACCGCCTTCTTCTTGTTTCGGTAAGCCATGTACAGCGCCAGCTGCGCCGTGCCCATCGCGAAGCCCATGGCGTTGGGGATCTAAGCATATGTATGATTCAGAGCTTCAGTTAGTCTCAGATTGAGTCTATGTGTACATGGCATGTATGGTCATGAAATGCTCATATATGATGATCGATGATGCATGCGCGCTAGGTACGTACCCCGATGAAGAAGTCCTTGACGAGCAAGGAGTAGACGCTCCAGATGCCGCCGTTGAGGAAGAGGAAAAAGGACAGGAAGAAGGGCATGTACTCGACGCTCTTGGTCTTGACCACCGTCATCTGCATGCATATCAATTCATGAGTAAGTTTTGTTCAGTTATTAAGCTCCACTATGTCAGTCGCCACATACTTAGACTAAACCGACCGTGTCACATGTCGGCACATGCACAGAGCTCCAGACAGAAGAGCCTGCTTGTCCATGGAATCAAAATCTAAAATTGAAGTCTGCTGGTCGTAAATCGGAACAAACCCATCAAGCCTGGTGGCTGGAAAGATCACAGATGGGACCAAGGTGCCGATTTAAGTTGAGGGGTCTGGTTCGATTCAAGGACGATTTGAGGAGTGCTCTTCTCCTGTATACGGAGTAAATCGAAGAAAGCGATATCAGACCAAACACCCTACTAACTCATCACACGGAGAGACGGACGTGATTGGTCATTTGAGGTAGGCAAAAATCTCCCCCACTCTCGCCAGAGCAGATTGCATCCACGATCTCGTTTGCACCACGCGTCCACAAGTTTATTGGGGCTTACGAAATTCCAGACATTCCATGTTTTGTAAAAGAATATTGGAAAATGACTTTGTCTGGTTAAAGTTACTCTGATTATTGAAAGGAAAAGCTACCGCGCGCGAGACTTTTCAACAAAGCTTTTACTGAAGGTTGTAGTACTGCTGGAGAGATGATCGATGCTACTAACCATTGCGGCCATGGGCGCGGCATACATCCCGATGGTGAGCGCGGAGCAGAGCAGCCCCACCGCGAAGAGCCGTACGGCGCCGTGCAGCACCAGGAGCCCCACCAGGACGACGGCGGCGAAGAAGCTGACGTTGACGGCGAGCACGACCTTGGCCATCTTCATCCTCGTGTCCCTGGGGGCGTAGGCGAGGTAGAGCGCGACGTAGACGGCCTGCAGCGCGGCACCGGCGCCGTTTACGGTGACGATGAGGAGGCCGCCGGGCTTGAGGAGGCCGTAGAAGGCCCAGAGGGAGGTGGAGAGGAGGGTGGTCACGTACGGCAGCCACCTGAACTCCTCCGTGCTCTTGTTCTTCACCACCCTCCGGAACGTCCCGCTGAATTAATTAAAGAGACACCAAATTAACATGATGAGCTTCTCGGTCGATCGTGCTACTGCTACATAAATACAACACGCGCGGATGATATATCGAAGTTATTAGCAGCTAGGTTAGCTGAACTCACATTGGAGACGTGAAGACCAGTATGGAGATTACGTTCCCTGTTGCACAGACAGAAGAAACAAAGAAGATGATGCTGAGAGTCGTGTCAGTTAATTAAGGAAGAGGATGTGACCATGAAGGAAGCATGTATGAAGAACTGACCGAGGATTCCGACGAAGAAGCTTGGGTCGGCCATTGGAACTTGTTGGAAGGTACGTATGTAAGAGGCGGGAGCTTCGAATGAGATGTCAAGCTATGCCTCTCACACAAATGACCATATATAGAGACAGGACTGTTACCCTCAACACTCTCCTCGAGTGTTTGGTTTAATGAGGATCTTGTCCGATTAGCACACATGAGATTTCTTTTTACTAGTAAAACAAATGCTGGTAGGCAGCGTATCTGCAAGGGGGCCACATATAGGCCGGCAGGTCGGTCGGTAGACACTAGACAGTCGTGGCGTTCGACGGAGCAGTGAAATCCATCCCGCGCAGACTTTCTTGGCCTGAGATTTCACCTCAGTTTCCAGGCCACGAAAGCTTCGCTTTTCCTAGCACGTAGGTAAGCAGCCGGTAAGCCAAACATTCCAACCACTGTAGATAGATAACCATGCCCTAGTACGTCAATGGTTCGTTAATTAAGCACTTTGGAACTCCGATTCTGCCTTGTCGGCCGCAACAAGTCCGGCCAGATCACCACAGTTTCAGTAGCTTTTGGACCCGCTCAGTCGCTCGGCTCAGTAGAGTTGGTAGCTTATTAGTCGGGGATGGCATGATGCAGAATCCAGACGCACGCCACTGAGAGGCCGAAAGTTAGCGGAAAGTGACGTCGGCCAGGCCATGGGAGCGGAAGAGATCGAGCTGGACAGACGACGGAGGTCGACGCGCATTCTGGACGGCGGACACGTCGCGCCGTGGAGGCGACGCGGCCGGGAGCGGGAGCAGGCTCCGTACAATGCGCTGGCTACACCGCAGCCGATAAAGCCTCTCCGATATTCCGGCGTGGCGCGTCACCCAGTCCCTGTCCGGCGTGGCCCGCCCGGAGACATGGACGTCATGGAAGAATGACGGGGATAAATCTAGGGGAGAGGCCGAGAGGGTGacaccgtcgtcgtcgtcgactagCGAAGTAAATAGTGATCGATAGTAATCGCGCATCGCGTCCCGATTAGCGGGGCAGATCGCGGAGCAGGTGTAGTCTGACGGAACAGTTCGATGAGGAATTTGCCTttcctctctctttgtgatcgagTGGCCGATGCGCACGGCAACACGTCCGGAATGAGATGCTGCGCGCACCGATCTGCTTTCGTACCAGCACATCTTACTTGCTTCAAGCATCCGATGTTGTTATGGACGGGCCTAGTGCCCTGGTCGACCTCGATATGTCGACGGGAACGAGGACAGGTGTCTCGGACTGTCAATTTTCTGATTATGTTTGTTGTTACAGTTAAACTACGGACGCTTGATTTTCACAGAGGCAGATAAGCTTAGATTCATGGATACACGTGTGTAACCGTTCAATGGATCATCGGCGGAGCCAGGAAATAAACATAAGGGGGCCGGGCACTGAGtagaactctaaaatgcaaaaaaaaaaaaaaaggtctaTATAAGATTTTTCGGTGACGTAGCAAAAAATGTACATTACATTGATAAAATATTTAGACATCTACAATAAGTAGCATGGAGGCCAAATATGCAATTATAAAAATGTGAACCAACAATTTTCAGTTGAATTGTACGTGGCGTTCTGTTGTATTGAACTCATAAATAATTCAAACCTTGTGAATTATATTGCAAATCAGGACATCAAAGTGAAATATATTGCATCTTGTATGTATTTTAAATCGGAGGAGAAATAAATTCAGGGAGAAGTTTTTCAGATTACAAGGAAGAAGCCAAAGTGGCCACCCTGAAAAAAGAAAGCCAAAACCGTTCAACCTGGGTCGAATGGGATTCATCCCAGTACCATGGTGCCTGCCTttttccatatgctagcttcctcCTTAATCCGGTTGATTAGGTAAAATGTTTTGTTTTTGGGCTTGGTAGCTTGGGTGCTTCTAAAATATAAATATTGAGGAATAGAGAGAGGGGAGAGAACCTACAGGGAAGAAAAAAAGAACATGCAGCATGCAGGCTCGTAGCTCAAGCCTGAAGGAATGAGAAGAAAAGTCAAAAAGCTACTCAATGGGATCTTCTGTGAGCGGCGTACATTCATATCTGAGTTTGGGAGATGGACACGTAGATTGGATACATAGCTCCTGGCATAAATAATCGGGGGTATCAAATAAAATTCTGCATGTTAGGGGGGGCCGTGGCCCTGCTGGTCACCCCCTGTCTCCGCCAGTATGGATCACGGCTTGTTCTATGTCCACATGCTGTCGCTTCACTCTGCGGTCTACCGATGGCCTACCACCCCAACCGGGAACGTATCTGCCGCAAATGGACTAGTTCCtgaaaaatctgaaaattttggATATGGACCGCTAGATTTGTTTTTATTTAGCAGCAGGATTCTACTGCACACCTTTATTAATTAAAGCACACTTACATCCATGGGCGGACTCAGGTATAGCTGAGTGGGGGCATAGACCCCCACTCAATATTTTCATATCCTCTAAAATTTGTTCATATTTGGATGCAAAATATTTAAGTTATGAGAAATTACACTGTATGTGCCCCCAGTCACATGTTTGCCCCCGCTCAGAATTCTTTCTGGGTCCGTCCCTGCTTACATCATCCACCAACAAAGGTACGAACCACTAGATTATGCACCAAGGGTCATATTCTGAACAACCATCAAACATCCATCCATTTTAGAATTCGGTGTCTAATATTTTCTTCATCACATGCTTGGTTCTATTCTCTCTCCCACGTCTCACCGCAACGAATTGGTTCTGGAGCGCCGCACTTGGAAGATCTAGCTAACACCATCAATGGTCTTGGATCCGGTACCCCCCTTCCTCCCCGCGTCCTGTCCCAGCGGATCCCACTCCAAAATCAATGGGAGTTTTTTTTATCCAGACCAAGTTACGCGCATGTGCATCCCTTTTTCTTTGCATTTTTTAATGTGATTTGTAGCacagaaaaataaaaatttccTACGAGATGCGAATGAattcaagatccaatctatgaagATGCGAGCAACGATAAAGATATTGAGATCTACATGAGATCTACGTACCCTTATAGGTCGCTAAGCGAAAGAGTTAATAACGAGGTCAATGCAGATTTCCACCTCGAGATCCAATCTAATCAACGTTGCAACGAACGGTGCCTCCGAGTTATGCACACGTGCACCGCAACGCCGTTCTCCTCCTTCTTGATCCAGCAAGTCCAAGCTGTTGCGGAGGGAGAGGGACGATGAAAGGGGAGGAGAGGAGGCTAGGGCTTCAGTGCCCCTGCCCCTTGCGCCCCCTCTACTTATATAGGAGAAAGGAGGGTACCTTGGACCCTTCCGCATGCCTAAGGGACGACGACCAAAAGTAGGGAGAGGGAAGAGTCCTCCTCCCCCCAATGATTGGTGGCCCCCTTTTAGTGTTTCCCTAAAGGCCGGGCTGGGCAATTTTGGAGAAGCTATTCATTTAGAGTTTTTTAGGGATTTTTTTGGCTCACAAGTTATCAAGCCTCTGCCTGCTATTTACCAATGGTAAATACGAAAAAGTTACCAACCCGAAAAGCTAATTTCTTTTGAAATATTTTGGCAACCTTTTTTGGTCACAAGTTATCAATCCTCTGCcatgttatttatcaacggtaaatgtgaaaAGTGTCCTAATTTCACTTAGAAATGTTTTGACGATTTTTTAGCTCACGAGTTATCAACCCTCTActcatttatcaacggtaaatgtgaaaAGTGACCGTCCTAGAAAGATAATTTCATTTAAAATATTTTGATGATTTTTTTAGCTCACATGTTATCAATCCTTtgaccgttatttatcaacggataAATGTGAAAAGTTATCGAGCCGAAAAGCTAATTTCAGTTAGAAATATTTTGATGAATTTTGTTAGCTCACAAGTTATCAATCCTATACCCATTATTTATCAGTGGTAAATTTTGAGAAGTGACCGACCCAAAAGACTAATTTCATTCAGAATATTTTATGACTTTTTTTAGCTcagaagttatcaaccctctctccgttatttatcaacggtaaaatgTGAAAAGTTACCGACACGAAAAGCTAATTTAGGTGAAAATGATATTCATTTAAGttgcaagtggtagttcatttgagatGCAAGTTGTTTCCCCACCCGTTGTTTTTCCCTCTAAAAAACCACTAGCCCGAAAAGGAAACTATAAAAAAACTAGTCCGGCTAACATGAATCTTGATACTAAAAATAACACCTTATAATATAACATAAAATGGGAGCTTTCGAAAAGGAAATATTGAAAAGGGAATTGTAAAAAAAAACTTGAACCACTTGTTTTCTTCTTATAAAATGATTGACCCGACAGACATAAATGAAATTGTAAAAATAACCCAACTTGACCTGCTATCCTCTTGGTGCCCTTCCTCATCTACACAACGGAAGCACACACGAAGCGCCTATTATTCTTCATGTGACACACCTTTAAATCTTATCTAGTATAAGTGAAATATTATAAATACTAAAAAAACATGAAACAATATATATGGAAAAAATAAACAAATAATAAAAATCGGGTAAAAAAACCAGTCGAAAGCCCTGAACGATTAGCAGAAACTAGAGAAGAAAATCTACATACAAACAGTACAGCGAATCAGCGACGTATTGGAACATATGGGCCTGGTCCATCTCAGGGTCGCTCGGAGCGGCGCGACGCGGACACGCCGCAGAGGGCGTTGCATAgaagcttcctaaggtatctccagTGGTGCGACGCATTTCGAACACCCAAAATATCCGCGGATGTCCGTTTACGTCGTCTGGCGAACACGAAAATGGTCGCGCGTCCCTTTACGTCTGGGgctggctccagcggggcgacgcatattgGGCGCATGCCAGAATTCAAAAAAAACGCAAACTAGCATCGACTTTGCACAAAATTTTATAGCCGTAAATTGAGAGCTGAGACAAATTCACCGCACTTTGCAGATGTCACGGCGTAAAGTGGAgtccaaaaggggcacaacaaggcctgaacaGCAATAAAAATGTCCAAAAGCAGGCCAAGGTGCTGGGCGCATTGCGCCGACGATCAGGCGTCTGGCACcggcgatcaggcgtctcgcgcgcggatttcggcgcACCTCTTCATGAACCAGGCCCTGATGTCGTTGTCGACGCTGCTCAAGTCGGCTAGCATGATCCGAGTGTCCTCTGCAAGGATCTTGGCCTTGGCGTCCATCCTCCTAACCTCGGCGTCAAGCAATTTGGCCTCGGAGTGTGCCTTCTGGATCTCAATTACCTCTTTCGCGAGGTTGTggtagatggcagctgcggcctctttttccagatgcctcttctcgtccctagcagccaaGGCGGCATGGTTGTCGGTcattatcttctccatgctctggGTGAACGCAATAGCTTGCGCCTCCCGGACAAGATCGGCCCtggtagccttatggcctcgtggacgaggtggaagggctggacggccttgatcgtcatcttcgccgtcgaggttgatcgttgtcccattcttcacagcttcatcGTAGGCCGCAAAGCTTGTCTTCCACTTTTGCGCGTCCTTGAGCTTgtcccagcaatggaccatatggaagcccttcttatgcatcgccctgaacttctccaaggcacgggatacctgcaatcatagccgccaatgatgtacatacaatgatgcaaatagtgtagaatgatgatggttgtatcgagtttaccactgtcatgatgccagcgccgcttacggggttgttaatagcatgttcgaccgccgagcagaacttgcttgtctcttgtttgatgtagttccatcttttcgGGAGGGACTCTTCCATCCGAGGGCTTGTGATATGGTAGGGCGGGTGCATCCTGGTCTCGTTGTACTGCTGCAAGACCTTGGCCCAATAGACCTTGCCCTTTTGTTGCGCGCCATTAATACAATTATGGGTCGTTGCGAGCCACGTTTCACACAAACACTTATCCTCGTCGTCGATGAAGCCTTGTGTCCTGTGGctctctgatacgcgtacagcacgcgtccgttgggaaccccaagaggaagatgtgatgcgtacagcggcaagttttccctcagtaagaaaccaaggtttattgaaccagtaggagccaagaagcacgttgaaggttgatggcggcggagtgtagtgcggcgcaacaccagggattccggcgccaacgtgaaacctgcacaacacaaccaaattactttgccccaacgtgacagtgaggttgtcaatctcaccggcttgctgtaacaaaggattagatgtatagtgtggatgatgatgtttgcagaaaacagtggaacgagtattgcagtagattgtattcgatgtaaagaatggaccagggtccacagttcactagtggtgtctctccgataagaaatagcacgttgggtgaacaaattacagttgggcaattgacaaataaagatggcatgacaatgcacatacatgttatgatgagtagtgtgagatttaattgggcattacgacaaagtacatagaccgctatccagcatgcatctatgcctaaaaagtccaccttcaggttatcatccgaaccccttccagtattaagttgcaaacaacagacaattgcattaagtatggtgcgtaatgtaatcaacaaatacatccttagacatagcattgatgttttatccctagtggcaactggcaacaacacatccacaactttagaactttctgtcactgtcccagatttaatggaggcatgaacccactatcgagcataaatacttcctcttggagttacaagtaacgacttggccagagcctctactaataacagagagcatgcaagatcataaacaacacatagatgatagattgataatcaacataacatagcattcaatattcatcggatcccaacaaacgcaacatgtagcattacaaatagatgatcttgatcatgttagacagctcacaagatccaacaatgatagcacaatgaggagaagacaaccatctagctactgctatggacccatagtccaggggtgaactactcacacatcactccggaggcgaccatggcggtgaagagtcctccgggagatgattcccctctccgacagggtgccggaggcgatctcctgaatcccccgagatgggattggcggcggcggcgtctctggaaggttttccgtatcgtggctctcggtactggagttattatcgatgaaggcttaagtaggcggaagggtaggtttaggggcgacgcgaggggcccacacgctagggccgcgcggcctaagccttggccgcgccgccctactgtggcgtcgcctcgtcgccccacttcatttccctttcggacttctggaagcttcgtggaaaaataagatcctgggcgttgatttcgtccaattccgagaatatttccttactacgatttctgaaaccaaaaacagcagaaaacagcaactggctcttcggcatcttgttaataggttagtaccgtaaaatgcacaaatatgacataaagtatgtataaaacatgtaggtattgtcataaaacaagcatggaacataagaaattatcgatacgttgaagacgtatcagcatccccaagcttagttcctactcgtcccgagtaggtaaacgataacaaagataatttctgaagtgacatgctatcataaccttgatcaatactattgtaagcacatgtaatgaatgcagcgatccaaagcaatggtaaagacaatggttaaacaactgaatcatatagcaaagacttttcatgaatagtactttcaagacaagcatcaataagtcttgcataagagttaactcataaagcaataaattcaaagtaaaggcattgaagcaacacaaaggaagattaagtttcagcggttgctttcaacttgtaacatgtatatctcatggatagttgtcaatgcaaagtaatatgatgaatgcaaatacgcaagcatgtaagaatcaatgcacagttaacacaagtgtttgcctctaagatagaaagaagtaggtaaactgactcaacataaaagtaaaagaatggcccttcgcagagggaagcatggattgctatatttgtgctagagcttttattttgaaaacaagaaacaattttgtcaacggtagtaataaagcatatgtattatgtataagatatcctacaagttgcaagcctcatgcatagtataccaatagtgcccgcaccttgtcctaattagcttggattttcatggattatcatcgcaatacatatgttttaaccaagtatcacaaaggggtacctctatgccgcctgtacaaaggtctaaggagaaagctcgcattggatttctcgcttttgattattctcaacttagacatccataccgggacaacatagacaacagataatggacacctctttaatgcataagcattcaacaacagataatattctcataagagattgaggattgttgtccaaaactgaaacttccaccatggatcatggctttagttagcggcccaatgttcttctctaacaatatgcatgctcaaaccattcaactcatgataaatcacccttacttcagacaagacgaacatgcatagcaactcacatgatattcaacaaaggatagttgatggcgtccccaggaacatggttatcgcacaacaagcaacttaataagaaataagatacataagtacatattcaataccacaatagtttttaggctattttttccatgagctatatattgcaaagacaaagaatagaattttaaaggtagcactcaagcaatttactttggaatggcagagaaataccatgtagtaggtaggtatggtggacacaaatggcatagttttggctcaaggatttggatgcacgagaagtaatccctctcaatacaaggcttaggctagcaaggttgtttgaagcaaacacaagtatgaaccggtacagtaaaactcacataaaaacatattgcaagcattataaaactctacaccgtcttccttgttgttcaaacccttactagaaaatatctagaccttagagagaccaatcatgcaaaccaaattttagcaagctctatgtacttcttcactaataggtgcaaagtatatgatgcaagagcttaaacatgatccttatgagcacaacaattgccaagtatcaaattattcaagacattataccaattactacatgtagcatttcccgtttccaaccatataacaattaacgaagcagtttcaaccttcgccatgaacattatgagtaaagctaaggacatatttgtccatatgcaacagcggagcgtgtctctctcccacacaatgaatactaggatccaactttattcaaataaaacaaaaacaaaagcaaacagacgctccaagtagagcacataagatgtgatggaataaaaatatagtttcactagaggaacctgataatgttgtcgatgaagaaggggatgccttgggcatccccaagcttatatgcttgagtcttcttgaaatatgcagggatgaaccaccgggggcatccccaagcttagagctttcactctccttgatcatattgtatcatcctcctctcttgatccttgaaaacttcctccacaccaaactcaaaacaactcattagagggttagtgcataatcaaaattcacatgttcagaggtgacataatcattcttaacacttctggacattgcacaaagctactgaaagttaatggaataaataaatccatcaaacatagcaaaacaggcaatgcgaaataaaaggcagaatatgtcaaaacagaacagtccgtaaagacgaattttttaggtgcaccagacttgctcaaatgaaaatgttcaaactgaatgaaagttgcgtacatatctgaggattactcacgtaaattggcagatttttctgagttacctacagagagtactgctcaaattcgtgacagcaagaaatctgtttctgcgcagtaatccaaatctagtatgaaccttactatcaaagactttacttggcacaacaatgcaa
It includes:
- the LOC127331581 gene encoding bidirectional sugar transporter SWEET16; its protein translation is MADPSFFVGILGNVISILVFTSPIGTFRRVVKNKSTEEFRWLPYVTTLLSTSLWAFYGLLKPGGLLIVTVNGAGAALQAVYVALYLAYAPRDTRMKMAKVVLAVNVSFFAAVVLVGLLVLHGAVRLFAVGLLCSALTIGMYAAPMAAMMTVVKTKSVEYMPFFLSFFLFLNGGIWSVYSLLVKDFFIGIPNAMGFAMGTAQLALYMAYRNKKKAVALKVDDGPEVDEEKGVVHLMGQVELGQRKVPSLKKGTSLPKTVSLASPLNGIGHIIKALSATPLELRNVMSQHERVRYEDANDDDEGRHSYPSK